In Labrus bergylta chromosome 1, fLabBer1.1, whole genome shotgun sequence, one genomic interval encodes:
- the LOC109988293 gene encoding E3 ubiquitin-protein ligase RBBP6-like isoform X2 — translation MSCVHYKFSSKLEYNTVTFDGLHITLSELKRQIMGRERLKATDCDLQITNAQTREEYTDDEAHIPKHSSVIVRRTPIGGVKPAGRTFIVDRSDTAVVGSSRPTDSSPSMSLAQLAKTANLVDANASEDDKIRAMMSQSNHEYDPIHYSKKAVGPPPAHYTCFRCGKAGHYIRQCPLLMVQDKSVEGPKPVRTSKGIPQSFMVKAEPGTKGAMLTSTGEYAIPAIDREAYAQGKKERPPFVPHDQSSSEDDTDPIPDELLCPICNDLMTDAVVIPCCGNSYCDDCIRTTLLDSEEHICYTCKQADVSPDNLIANKFLRQAVNNFKNETGYTKHARKQLQNAAPPPPRPQLVRPLHSRQQDPLLANISHPPPPSVPLTAPQAQLPAPTPAPAPTPDPVAPASASAATAAPTPPHAAVVLEEQVSSPGPAPIAENHSPLHSISQGEPPPPGESDPEPTVTPDSSQNSESGSQGYHSNFAGHLPPIRQPQSSGHQSRAHHSNRGGGRHWESRPFRSRGERPSPMLHTAPPPLPVPPVYPAPSLYPPPPQSYPPPYTSAPGLLPPPLSYQPQPVYAPGPPVLNPPWVAPGTQPPLLPLPPPLSQPPLSKEEFYRQRHHRQDKVTSKLDEFTKDFHKELMKYRNAPKRRRPSYSRSRSYSRSPFSRSPYSRSRSRSRSRSRSRSYSYSPSRSRSRSRSHGRSYPRSPYSRRNGRSYGRSRTRSRSRSRSFGYQRSGSPRTPPPYRGGAWEGAEGAGPFRSRSRSPGGYRSRSPGGRKQPPREPEPYEVNGPTPAGHERWERERYRQWEKQYADWYNKYYKDYENQHPSHHHRGRGSRDRERDRMSPLPRDYSPQGRGRRGREERGPPPHHPSSSSTSGTKSSTKVLKAKKVKKKRTGEDSEPSQSVDRGDATPVRDEPMDELPSLNKTSPTSSKPPGGTTTTKAPASKSSASSVKPSTKATSKTPSDKTKKDKGLKVKAKIKTEGVKAKSEKAKKKIGEGLSTKKKESSFSSSSATKPIKTSKKTEEAPNSTPKKEKSKSSSVRPPLLKTPPLPSHNLPLLHPSLHDTPRLGHDIRGRRDLPQGGGLLPTPHQHGHPLLHRPPSPGDSRRRMGVEGRSLLGPPPGKLRRIDGLGADVMSLSHMSHQPPLHRLPPPSDRPGLLPLPGSREMSRDDADRGSIRPLMDLQVKPLAQRRIKLNRDLGRKGSTETPPSDRTPGSEKTPSTSDRSAANTEGDRPSSTAETAGKRERSSSAERGVSRERQGSAGERLQGSDREPNRSSGPDRERDRSSGPDRERDRVSGPDRERDRVSGSDRDRVSGSDRDRVSGSDRDRVSGSDRDRVSGSDRDRVSGSDRDRVSGSDRDRVSGSERDRVSGSDRDRVSGSDRDRVSGSDRDRDRGVASDRERDRVPGSSSQKVSVTVDRNSDGERSVRTERKRSSSGSAGGRSVSLDKMTIGEKSAVPKRAVDHQEKQSASSKERGEGSERASKSDRSVSKDRAERSVPSGEKPLAANREAVKDGEETVVKRKPKISRKALTSPTASSLRSTQETRQESDKDQKSVTSKPAEEPPSSPVNSRGCSQTVSPPPSPAREEPIIQPPPRSKWEREDDEEGQENGPSAPKEPSPVPKRVRGREVQAEAQKPVRSTGLETTREERRGVMREEKKVRPPKEEGKSGRTTQTNSDKQKVKLVRDEGRGVREEGRAAGREEGRGVGREEGRVVTGKEERAAEGRGGGGREETRGPEPRRQRLCSDLGRETDEAAFVPDYSEGEGSEPERGRSGSLSPSLSQASNSPTLSNHSGSGTTTTTTTTDKKKKKHKKHKKHKKHKKHGSQEKEGEHKVHKHKHKKKKHKKNKDKDAEEEEEKTEEEEEKVPC, via the exons ACTGATTCTTCTCCTTCTATGTCACTTGCCCAACTCGCAAAG acTGCAAACCTTGTTGATGCAAATGCATCAGAAGATGACAAGATTAGAGCCATGATGTCACAGTCAAATCACGAATATGACCCGATACA TTACTCCAAGAAAGCGGTTGGGCCTCCACCTGCTCACTACACCTGCTTCCGTTGTGGAAAGGCTGGTCACTACATTCGGCAATGCCCTTTACTCATG GTGCAGGATAAAAGTGTGGAGGGTCCGAAGCCAGTAAGAACTAGTAAGGGCATCCCACAGAGTTTCATGGTGAAAGCAGAGCCAGGCACCAAGGGAGCAATGTTAACCAGCACTGGAGAATACGCTATACCTGCTATAGATAG GGAGGCGTATGCACAAGGGAAGAAGGAGCGTCCTCCGTTTGTTCCACACGACCAGTCGTCATCTGAAGACGATACAGACCCGATCCCTGATGAACTCTTGTGTCCAATCTGTAATGATCTGATGACCGATGCAGTAGTAATACCCTGTTGTGGAAACAGTTACTGCGATGATT gTATCAGGACTACGTTGTTAGACTCAGAGGAGCACATTTGCTACACATGCAAACAGGCCGATGTTTCACCTGATAATCTCATTGCCAACAAGTTTCTTCGACAG gCCGTGAATAACTTTAAGAATGAGACTGGATACACCAAACATGCTCGCAAACAGCTTCAAAATGCAGCTCCACCTCCACCTCGCCCTCAACTCGTTAGGCCTCTGCACTCAAGACAGCAGGACCCACTGCTAGCCAACATCTCACATCCGCCTCCTCCAAGTGTCCCCCTCACAGCCCCTCAAGCACAGCTGCCAGCTCCCACACCTGCACCTGCACCTACACCTGATCCGGTTGCCCCAGCTTCTGCTTCTGCTGCGACCGCTGCTCCGACTCCTCCTCATGCTGCTGTTGTTCTGGAAGAACAAGTTTCTTCACCAGGTCCTGCACCTATTGCTGAAAACCATTCTCCTCTTCACTCTATCAGCCAGGGTGAACCACCTCCACCGGG TGAGTCAGATCCAGAACCTACGGTGACACCAGACTCATCTCAAAACTCAGAATCCGGCTCACAG GGCTACCATTCAAACTTTGCTGGCCACTTGCCACCAATAAGACAACCTCAATCATCAG GTCACCAGTCACGAGCCCACCACTCtaacagaggaggaggcagacaCTGGGAGAG CAGGCCTTTCAGAAGTAGAGGAGAGCGCCCCTCCCCTATGCTCcatacagctcctcctcctcttccagtTCCTCCAGTGTACCCAGCTCCATCCCTGTACCCGCCTCCCCCGCAGTCCTACCCTCCACCCTACACCTCTGCCCCtggcctcctccctcctcccctcagtTACCAGCCCCAGCCTGTTTATGCCCCTGGACCACCAGTGCTCAACCCTCCATGGGTTGCCCCCGGTACCcagcctcctcttctccctctccctccccccctctctcaacCCCCCCTCTCGAAGGAAGAATTCTACAGACAGCGGCACCACAGACAGGACAA AGTAACATCCAAACTGGATGaatttactaaagacttccacAAAGAGCTTATGAAGTACAGAAATGCACCAAAGAGACGAAGACCATCTTATTCAAG ATCACGGTCATACAGTCGCTCTCCATTCAGCCGTTCTCCTTACTCTCGCTCTAGGTCCAGATCTAGATCCAGATCAAGATCCAGGTCTTACTCGTATTCTCCCAGTAGATCCCGCTCCCGGTCACGCTCCCATGGCCGATCTTATCCACGCTCGCCTTATTCCAGACGCAATGGACGCAGCTATGGACGCTCACGTACAAGATCCCGCTCTCGTTCAAGGTCTTTTGGGTATCAGCGCTCTGGCTCACCACGGACTCCTCCCCCCTACCGTGGAGGAGCCTGGGAGGGAGCGGAGGGAGCAGGGCCCTTCAGGTCTAGGTCTCGTTCCCCTGGTGGTTACAGGAGCCGAAGCCCTGGTGGGCGAAAGCAACCTCCGCGGGAGCCTGAACCTTATGAAGTGAATGGTCCAACTCCTGCAGGCCATGAGCGCTGGGAAAGAGAGAGGTATCGGCAGTGGGAGAAGCAGTACGCAGACTGGTACAACAAATACTACAAAGATTATGAAAACCAACATCCCTCTCATCATCACAGAGGTCGTGGCAGCAGAGACAGGGAGCGAGACAGAATGTCTCCATTACCAAGAGATTATTCCCCCCAGggcagagggagaagagggagagaggagagaggtcCTCCACCTCACCATCCCTCATCCTCTTCCACATCTGGGACAAAGTCCAGCACTAAAGTCTTGAAGgcaaagaaagtaaaaaagaagaGGACTGGGGAGGATTCAGAGCCATCACAGTCAGTAGACAGAGGTGATGCTACACCTGTCAGAGATGAACCAATGGACGAACTTCCTTCACTTAATAAAACATCCCCCACTTCATCAAAGCCTCCAGGTGGGACTACAACCACTAAAGCTCCAGCCTCTAAAAGCTCTGCTTCATCTGTTAAACCCTCAACCAAAGCAACATCCAAGACTCCGTCTGACAAGACGAAGAAGGACAAGGGACTGAAGGTGAAAGCTAAGATAAAAACGGAGGGTGTGAAGGCGAAGAGTGAAAAAGCGAAGAAAAAGATAGGTGAAGGATTGTCCACCAAAAAGAAAGAAtcctcattctcctcctcttcagccaCAAAACCGATCAAGACtagtaaaaaaacagaagaagccCCCAACTCCACACCTAAAAAGGAGAAGAGTAAAAGCTCTTCAGTGAGGCCTCCCCTACTTAAgacccctcctcttccctcccacAACCTTCCTCTACTCCATCCCTCCCTTCATGACACTCCTAGACTGGGTCATGACATTCGGGGGAGAAGAGATCTTCCACAGGGTGGCGGTCTCCTTCCTACCCCCCATCAACATGGACACCCACTCCTCCATAGACCTCCCTCCCCGGGCGACAGCCGGAGAAGGATGGGAGTTGAGGGTCGCTCTTTGCTTGGACCTCCTCCTGGAAAGCTGAGGAGAATAGATGGATTAGGGGCTGATGTCATGTCCCTCTCACACATGTCTCATCAGCCCCCGCTCCACAGACTCCCACCCCCTTCAGACAGACCTGGTCTTCTGCCCTTACCAGGGAGCCGTGAGATGAGTCGGGATGATGCAGATCGAGGATCAATCAGACCTCTGATGGATCTTCAG GTGAAGCCCTTGGCCCAGAGGAGGATAAAGCTAAACAGAGATCTGGGAAGAAAAGGCAGCACTGAGACACCACCCTCAGACAGAACACCAGGTTCTGAGAAGACGCCTTCAACTTCGGATCGATCTGCTGCTAatactgaaggagacagacccAGCAGCACAGCGGAAACTGCTGGAAAAAGGGAGCGATCGTCGTCTGCTGAGAGGGGAGTCTCCAGAGAAAGACAAGGGAGTGCTGGAGAGAGACTGCAGGGCTCAGACAGAGAGCCGAACAGAAGCTCAGGAccagacagagagcgagacagaaGCTCAGGAccagacagagagcgagacagagtcTCAGGAccagacagagagcgagacagagtcTCAGgatcagacagagacagagtctCAGggtcagacagagacagagtctCAGggtcagacagagacagagtctCAGggtcagacagagacagagtttCAGggtcagacagagacagagtctCAGgatcagacagagacagagtctCAGgatcagacagagacagagtctCAGGATCAGAGCGAGACAGAGTCTCAGGATCAGATCGAGACAGAGTCTCTGGATCAGACCGAGACAGAGTCTCTGGATCAGACCGAGACAGAGATAGAGGCGTGGCatctgacagagagagggacCGGGTCCCTGGATCAAGCTCACAGAAGGTTTCTGTAACAGTAGACAGAAACTCTGACGGAGAAAGATCCGTGAGGACAGAACGAAAGAGGTCCAGTAGTGGAAGTGCAGGAGGCAGGTCTGTCTCTCTGGATAAAATGACCATTGGAGAGAAATCAGCTGTCCCCAAGAGAGCAGTAGACCATCAGGAAAAACAAAGCGCATCTTCcaaggaaagaggagaggggtCAGAAAGAGCTTCAAAATCTGACAG GAGTGTTTCCaaggacagagcagagaggagtgtACCCTCAGGGGAGAAACCACTTGCTGCTAACCGAGAAG CAGTAAAAGATGGTGAGGAAACTGTTGTGAAACGCAAACCGAAGATCAGCCGTAAAGCCCTAACAAGCCCAACAGCGAGCTCCCTGAG GTCAACTCAAGAAACAAGGCAGGAGTCGGACAAAGACCAGAAGAGTGTCACCTCCAAACCTGCAGAAGAGCCCCCATCCAGCCCTGTGAACAGCAGAGGCTGCAGCCAAACTGTCAGCCCCCCACCCAGCCCTGCCAGAGAGGAGCCAATCATTCAGCCTCCTCCTCGCTCCAAAtgggagagagaagatgatgaagagggcCAGGAAAATGGACCGAGTGCTCCCAAGGAGCCGTCACCAGTGCCAAAGAGGGTAAGAGGCAGAGAGGTTCAGGCTGAAGCACAGAAACCTGTCAGAAGTACAGGACTGGAGACAacaagggaggagaggagaggagtcatgagagaagagaagaaagtgaGACCACCAAAGGAGGAGGGCAAAAGTGGCAGGACAACACAGACCAATTCAGATAAACAAAAAGTAAAGCTTGTGAGGGATGAAGGGAGAGGAGTAAGGGAAGAAGGAagagctgcaggaagagaggagggaagaggagtaggaagagAAGAGGGGCGAGTAGTGACTGGAAAGGAGGAAAGAGCAGCAGaagggagaggtggaggaggacgagAGGAGACTCGTGGCCCAGAGCCCAGGAGACAGCGTCTGTGCTCTGACCTGGGCCGTGAGACAGACGAGGCTGCTTTTGTTCCAGATTACAGCGAAGGAGAAGGATCTGAGccggagagagggaggagtggCAGCCTCAGTCCCTCTCTCAGCCAGGCCTCCAACAGCCCCACCCTGAGCAACCACAGCGGCTCGGGaaccaccaccactaccacTACaacagacaagaagaagaagaaacacaagaaacataaaaaacacaagaagcaTAAGAAGCATGGCAGCCAGGAAAAAGAAGGGGAACACAAGGTGCAtaagcacaaacacaagaagaagaaacacaaaaagaacaaagataaagacgcagaggaagaggaggagaagacagaggaagaagaggaaaaggttCCATGTTAA
- the LOC109988293 gene encoding E3 ubiquitin-protein ligase RBBP6-like isoform X4: protein MSCVHYKFSSKLEYNTVTFDGLHITLSELKRQIMGRERLKATDCDLQITNAQTREEYTDDEAHIPKHSSVIVRRTPIGGVKPAGRTFIVDRSDTAVVGSSRPTDSSPSMSLAQLAKTANLVDANASEDDKIRAMMSQSNHEYDPIHYSKKAVGPPPAHYTCFRCGKAGHYIRQCPLLMVQDKSVEGPKPVRTSKGIPQSFMVKAEPGTKGAMLTSTGEYAIPAIDREAYAQGKKERPPFVPHDQSSSEDDTDPIPDELLCPICNDLMTDAVVIPCCGNSYCDDCIRTTLLDSEEHICYTCKQADVSPDNLIANKFLRQAVNNFKNETGYTKHARKQLQNAAPPPPRPQLVRPLHSRQQDPLLANISHPPPPSVPLTAPQAQLPAPTPAPAPTPDPVAPASASAATAAPTPPHAAVVLEEQVSSPGPAPIAENHSPLHSISQGEPPPPGESDPEPTVTPDSSQNSESGSQGYHSNFAGHLPPIRQPQSSGHQSRAHHSNRGGGRHWESRPFRSRGERPSPMLHTAPPPLPVPPVYPAPSLYPPPPQSYPPPYTSAPGLLPPPLSYQPQPVYAPGPPVLNPPWVAPGTQPPLLPLPPPLSQPPLSKEEFYRQRHHRQDKVTSKLDEFTKDFHKELMKYRNAPKRRRPSYSRSRSYSRSPFSRSPYSRSRSRSRSRSRSRSYSYSPSRSRSRSRSHGRSYPRSPYSRRNGRSYGRSRTRSRSRSRSFGYQRSGSPRTPPPYRGGAWEGAEGAGPFRSRSRSPGGYRSRSPGGRKQPPREPEPYEVNGPTPAGHERWERERYRQWEKQYADWYNKYYKDYENQHPSHHHRGRGSRDRERDRMSPLPRDYSPQGRGRRGREERGPPPHHPSSSSTSGTKSSTKVLKAKKVKKKRTGEDSEPSQSVDRGDATPVRDEPMDELPSLNKTSPTSSKPPGGTTTTKAPASKSSASSVKPSTKATSKTPSDKTKKDKGLKVKAKIKTEGVKAKSEKAKKKIGEGLSTKKKESSFSSSSATKPIKTSKKTEEAPNSTPKKEKSKSSSVRPPLLKTPPLPSHNLPLLHPSLHDTPRLGHDIRGRRDLPQGGGLLPTPHQHGHPLLHRPPSPGDSRRRMGVEGRSLLGPPPGKLRRIDGLGADVMSLSHMSHQPPLHRLPPPSDRPGLLPLPGSREMSRDDADRGSIRPLMDLQVKPLAQRRIKLNRDLGRKGSTETPPSDRTPGSEKTPSTSDRSAANTEGDRPSSTAETAGKRERSSSAERGVSRERQGSAGERLQGSDREPNRSSGPDRERDRSSGPDRERDRVSGPDRERDRVSGSDRDRVSGSDRDRVSGSDRDRVSGSDRDRVSGSDRDRVSGSDRDRVSGSDRDRVSGSERDRVSGSDRDRVSGSDRDRVSGSDRDRDRGVASDRERDRVPGSSSQKVSVTVDRNSDGERSVRTERKRSSSGSAGGRSVSLDKMTIGEKSAVPKRAVDHQEKQSASSKERGEGSERASKSDRSVSKDRAERSVPSGEKPLAANREVKDGEETVVKRKPKISRKALTSPTASSLRSTQETRQESDKDQKSVTSKPAEEPPSSPVNSRGCSQTVSPPPSPAREEPIIQPPPRSKWEREDDEEGQENGPSAPKEPSPVPKRVRGREVQAEAQKPVRSTGLETTREERRGVMREEKKVRPPKEEGKSGRTTQTNSDKQKVKLVRDEGRGVREEGRAAGREEGRGVGREEGRVVTGKEERAAEGRGGGGREETRGPEPRRQRLCSDLGRETDEAAFVPDYSEGEGSEPERGRSGSLSPSLSQASNSPTLSNHSGSGTTTTTTTTDKKKKKHKKHKKHKKHKKHGSQEKEGEHKVHKHKHKKKKHKKNKDKDAEEEEEKTEEEEEKVPC from the exons ACTGATTCTTCTCCTTCTATGTCACTTGCCCAACTCGCAAAG acTGCAAACCTTGTTGATGCAAATGCATCAGAAGATGACAAGATTAGAGCCATGATGTCACAGTCAAATCACGAATATGACCCGATACA TTACTCCAAGAAAGCGGTTGGGCCTCCACCTGCTCACTACACCTGCTTCCGTTGTGGAAAGGCTGGTCACTACATTCGGCAATGCCCTTTACTCATG GTGCAGGATAAAAGTGTGGAGGGTCCGAAGCCAGTAAGAACTAGTAAGGGCATCCCACAGAGTTTCATGGTGAAAGCAGAGCCAGGCACCAAGGGAGCAATGTTAACCAGCACTGGAGAATACGCTATACCTGCTATAGATAG GGAGGCGTATGCACAAGGGAAGAAGGAGCGTCCTCCGTTTGTTCCACACGACCAGTCGTCATCTGAAGACGATACAGACCCGATCCCTGATGAACTCTTGTGTCCAATCTGTAATGATCTGATGACCGATGCAGTAGTAATACCCTGTTGTGGAAACAGTTACTGCGATGATT gTATCAGGACTACGTTGTTAGACTCAGAGGAGCACATTTGCTACACATGCAAACAGGCCGATGTTTCACCTGATAATCTCATTGCCAACAAGTTTCTTCGACAG gCCGTGAATAACTTTAAGAATGAGACTGGATACACCAAACATGCTCGCAAACAGCTTCAAAATGCAGCTCCACCTCCACCTCGCCCTCAACTCGTTAGGCCTCTGCACTCAAGACAGCAGGACCCACTGCTAGCCAACATCTCACATCCGCCTCCTCCAAGTGTCCCCCTCACAGCCCCTCAAGCACAGCTGCCAGCTCCCACACCTGCACCTGCACCTACACCTGATCCGGTTGCCCCAGCTTCTGCTTCTGCTGCGACCGCTGCTCCGACTCCTCCTCATGCTGCTGTTGTTCTGGAAGAACAAGTTTCTTCACCAGGTCCTGCACCTATTGCTGAAAACCATTCTCCTCTTCACTCTATCAGCCAGGGTGAACCACCTCCACCGGG TGAGTCAGATCCAGAACCTACGGTGACACCAGACTCATCTCAAAACTCAGAATCCGGCTCACAG GGCTACCATTCAAACTTTGCTGGCCACTTGCCACCAATAAGACAACCTCAATCATCAG GTCACCAGTCACGAGCCCACCACTCtaacagaggaggaggcagacaCTGGGAGAG CAGGCCTTTCAGAAGTAGAGGAGAGCGCCCCTCCCCTATGCTCcatacagctcctcctcctcttccagtTCCTCCAGTGTACCCAGCTCCATCCCTGTACCCGCCTCCCCCGCAGTCCTACCCTCCACCCTACACCTCTGCCCCtggcctcctccctcctcccctcagtTACCAGCCCCAGCCTGTTTATGCCCCTGGACCACCAGTGCTCAACCCTCCATGGGTTGCCCCCGGTACCcagcctcctcttctccctctccctccccccctctctcaacCCCCCCTCTCGAAGGAAGAATTCTACAGACAGCGGCACCACAGACAGGACAA AGTAACATCCAAACTGGATGaatttactaaagacttccacAAAGAGCTTATGAAGTACAGAAATGCACCAAAGAGACGAAGACCATCTTATTCAAG ATCACGGTCATACAGTCGCTCTCCATTCAGCCGTTCTCCTTACTCTCGCTCTAGGTCCAGATCTAGATCCAGATCAAGATCCAGGTCTTACTCGTATTCTCCCAGTAGATCCCGCTCCCGGTCACGCTCCCATGGCCGATCTTATCCACGCTCGCCTTATTCCAGACGCAATGGACGCAGCTATGGACGCTCACGTACAAGATCCCGCTCTCGTTCAAGGTCTTTTGGGTATCAGCGCTCTGGCTCACCACGGACTCCTCCCCCCTACCGTGGAGGAGCCTGGGAGGGAGCGGAGGGAGCAGGGCCCTTCAGGTCTAGGTCTCGTTCCCCTGGTGGTTACAGGAGCCGAAGCCCTGGTGGGCGAAAGCAACCTCCGCGGGAGCCTGAACCTTATGAAGTGAATGGTCCAACTCCTGCAGGCCATGAGCGCTGGGAAAGAGAGAGGTATCGGCAGTGGGAGAAGCAGTACGCAGACTGGTACAACAAATACTACAAAGATTATGAAAACCAACATCCCTCTCATCATCACAGAGGTCGTGGCAGCAGAGACAGGGAGCGAGACAGAATGTCTCCATTACCAAGAGATTATTCCCCCCAGggcagagggagaagagggagagaggagagaggtcCTCCACCTCACCATCCCTCATCCTCTTCCACATCTGGGACAAAGTCCAGCACTAAAGTCTTGAAGgcaaagaaagtaaaaaagaagaGGACTGGGGAGGATTCAGAGCCATCACAGTCAGTAGACAGAGGTGATGCTACACCTGTCAGAGATGAACCAATGGACGAACTTCCTTCACTTAATAAAACATCCCCCACTTCATCAAAGCCTCCAGGTGGGACTACAACCACTAAAGCTCCAGCCTCTAAAAGCTCTGCTTCATCTGTTAAACCCTCAACCAAAGCAACATCCAAGACTCCGTCTGACAAGACGAAGAAGGACAAGGGACTGAAGGTGAAAGCTAAGATAAAAACGGAGGGTGTGAAGGCGAAGAGTGAAAAAGCGAAGAAAAAGATAGGTGAAGGATTGTCCACCAAAAAGAAAGAAtcctcattctcctcctcttcagccaCAAAACCGATCAAGACtagtaaaaaaacagaagaagccCCCAACTCCACACCTAAAAAGGAGAAGAGTAAAAGCTCTTCAGTGAGGCCTCCCCTACTTAAgacccctcctcttccctcccacAACCTTCCTCTACTCCATCCCTCCCTTCATGACACTCCTAGACTGGGTCATGACATTCGGGGGAGAAGAGATCTTCCACAGGGTGGCGGTCTCCTTCCTACCCCCCATCAACATGGACACCCACTCCTCCATAGACCTCCCTCCCCGGGCGACAGCCGGAGAAGGATGGGAGTTGAGGGTCGCTCTTTGCTTGGACCTCCTCCTGGAAAGCTGAGGAGAATAGATGGATTAGGGGCTGATGTCATGTCCCTCTCACACATGTCTCATCAGCCCCCGCTCCACAGACTCCCACCCCCTTCAGACAGACCTGGTCTTCTGCCCTTACCAGGGAGCCGTGAGATGAGTCGGGATGATGCAGATCGAGGATCAATCAGACCTCTGATGGATCTTCAG GTGAAGCCCTTGGCCCAGAGGAGGATAAAGCTAAACAGAGATCTGGGAAGAAAAGGCAGCACTGAGACACCACCCTCAGACAGAACACCAGGTTCTGAGAAGACGCCTTCAACTTCGGATCGATCTGCTGCTAatactgaaggagacagacccAGCAGCACAGCGGAAACTGCTGGAAAAAGGGAGCGATCGTCGTCTGCTGAGAGGGGAGTCTCCAGAGAAAGACAAGGGAGTGCTGGAGAGAGACTGCAGGGCTCAGACAGAGAGCCGAACAGAAGCTCAGGAccagacagagagcgagacagaaGCTCAGGAccagacagagagcgagacagagtcTCAGGAccagacagagagcgagacagagtcTCAGgatcagacagagacagagtctCAGggtcagacagagacagagtctCAGggtcagacagagacagagtctCAGggtcagacagagacagagtttCAGggtcagacagagacagagtctCAGgatcagacagagacagagtctCAGgatcagacagagacagagtctCAGGATCAGAGCGAGACAGAGTCTCAGGATCAGATCGAGACAGAGTCTCTGGATCAGACCGAGACAGAGTCTCTGGATCAGACCGAGACAGAGATAGAGGCGTGGCatctgacagagagagggacCGGGTCCCTGGATCAAGCTCACAGAAGGTTTCTGTAACAGTAGACAGAAACTCTGACGGAGAAAGATCCGTGAGGACAGAACGAAAGAGGTCCAGTAGTGGAAGTGCAGGAGGCAGGTCTGTCTCTCTGGATAAAATGACCATTGGAGAGAAATCAGCTGTCCCCAAGAGAGCAGTAGACCATCAGGAAAAACAAAGCGCATCTTCcaaggaaagaggagaggggtCAGAAAGAGCTTCAAAATCTGACAG GAGTGTTTCCaaggacagagcagagaggagtgtACCCTCAGGGGAGAAACCACTTGCTGCTAACCGAGAAG TAAAAGATGGTGAGGAAACTGTTGTGAAACGCAAACCGAAGATCAGCCGTAAAGCCCTAACAAGCCCAACAGCGAGCTCCCTGAG GTCAACTCAAGAAACAAGGCAGGAGTCGGACAAAGACCAGAAGAGTGTCACCTCCAAACCTGCAGAAGAGCCCCCATCCAGCCCTGTGAACAGCAGAGGCTGCAGCCAAACTGTCAGCCCCCCACCCAGCCCTGCCAGAGAGGAGCCAATCATTCAGCCTCCTCCTCGCTCCAAAtgggagagagaagatgatgaagagggcCAGGAAAATGGACCGAGTGCTCCCAAGGAGCCGTCACCAGTGCCAAAGAGGGTAAGAGGCAGAGAGGTTCAGGCTGAAGCACAGAAACCTGTCAGAAGTACAGGACTGGAGACAacaagggaggagaggagaggagtcatgagagaagagaagaaagtgaGACCACCAAAGGAGGAGGGCAAAAGTGGCAGGACAACACAGACCAATTCAGATAAACAAAAAGTAAAGCTTGTGAGGGATGAAGGGAGAGGAGTAAGGGAAGAAGGAagagctgcaggaagagaggagggaagaggagtaggaagagAAGAGGGGCGAGTAGTGACTGGAAAGGAGGAAAGAGCAGCAGaagggagaggtggaggaggacgagAGGAGACTCGTGGCCCAGAGCCCAGGAGACAGCGTCTGTGCTCTGACCTGGGCCGTGAGACAGACGAGGCTGCTTTTGTTCCAGATTACAGCGAAGGAGAAGGATCTGAGccggagagagggaggagtggCAGCCTCAGTCCCTCTCTCAGCCAGGCCTCCAACAGCCCCACCCTGAGCAACCACAGCGGCTCGGGaaccaccaccactaccacTACaacagacaagaagaagaagaaacacaagaaacataaaaaacacaagaagcaTAAGAAGCATGGCAGCCAGGAAAAAGAAGGGGAACACAAGGTGCAtaagcacaaacacaagaagaagaaacacaaaaagaacaaagataaagacgcagaggaagaggaggagaagacagaggaagaagaggaaaaggttCCATGTTAA